One part of the Candidatus Methylacidiphilales bacterium genome encodes these proteins:
- a CDS encoding phosphoribosyltransferase, with product MHFTDRYAAGRILAPLLSKHQGQKNLIVLGLPRGGIPVAYEVALALKAPLDVLVVRKIGLPQFPEFAIGAIASGGVEILSKEIPHRKKILPKTVREVLERERETLSRQEQRFGGRRPLPCLKKQTVILVDDGLATGYTMEAAVAAVRKHEAGTVVVAVPVGSFDACQKLKSLADEVVCGYVPGNFEAVGNWYDDFRQTTDDEVELLLRKKNS from the coding sequence ATGCATTTCACAGACCGATACGCGGCAGGAAGGATTCTGGCCCCGCTGTTATCAAAACATCAGGGTCAAAAAAACCTTATTGTCCTCGGCCTGCCCAGAGGCGGAATACCCGTCGCCTATGAAGTCGCGCTGGCCCTGAAAGCTCCCCTCGACGTGCTCGTTGTGCGCAAAATCGGACTGCCGCAGTTTCCAGAATTTGCCATAGGTGCCATTGCCTCGGGCGGAGTGGAAATTCTTTCCAAGGAAATCCCACACCGAAAAAAAATTCTGCCCAAAACGGTACGGGAAGTGTTGGAGCGGGAACGTGAAACTTTAAGTCGTCAGGAACAACGGTTCGGGGGCAGGCGGCCGCTTCCATGTTTAAAAAAACAAACGGTGATTCTTGTGGATGACGGCCTGGCCACTGGATACACCATGGAAGCTGCAGTTGCAGCCGTGCGAAAACATGAAGCCGGAACCGTTGTCGTGGCCGTACCAGTCGGTTCGTTCGATGCTTGTCAAAAACTCAAGTCCCTCGCCGATGAGGTGGTTTGCGGTTATGTCCCGGGCAATTTTGAAGCGGTTGGAAACTGGTATGACGATTTCCGACAAACCACGGATGACGAAGTCGAGTTGCTGCTGCGCAAGAAAAATTCCTAA